One window from the genome of Pyrus communis chromosome 16, drPyrComm1.1, whole genome shotgun sequence encodes:
- the LOC137720817 gene encoding uncharacterized protein yields MHEYYIPQTNPNVNQGDLVLCCVRKKSGEKVDAVNCHELESSTNNNASDFGNQQLLAPRMDIEEEHTPQQQSMDIFERAKRRMLSNDYHEKETSLQMLSEPPVDSSHPRRQDVVMLYQKRAASPVNVVPNQLVTDELSGTRRQLVNDKHSGTHQRTSRLQRESRHSNALNVKNASSVDVDAELPQINRSQLAPEEYHNNERTRRRTYATSALEALSKQKELKQQQSKVKEAAEPRAAVDFPPKKTSITESNKEAKVAQGNNAKKGMKQTQNATTAGNWKGCSFISWKTLLKKISQLI; encoded by the exons ATGCATGAGTATtacatcccccaaaccaatccTAATGTTAATCAG GGGGATTTAGTTCTCTGTTGCGTAAGGAAGAAATCAGGTGAGAAAGTGGATGCTGTAAACTGTCATGAACTTGAATCGAGTACTAACAACAACGCATCTGATTTTGGAAACCAACAGTTACTAGCACCTCGTATGGATATTGAAGAG GAACACACTCCGCAACAACAAAGTATGGACATTTTTGAGCGGGCAAAGCGTCGTATGCTTAGTAATGATTACCATGAAAAG gaaACGAGTTTACAAATGCTTAGTGAGCCACCCGTTGATTCAAGCCACCCCAGAAGACAGGACGTTGTTATGCTTTACCAGAAACGGGCTGCTTCCCCTGTCAATGTAGTACCTAATCAATTAGTCACTGATGAACTTTCTGGTACACGTCGTCAATTAGTTAATGATAAGCATTCTGGTACACATCAAAGAACAAGCAGGCTGCAACGTGAATCAAGACACAGTAATGCCTTAAACGTAAAGAATGCTTCCTCTGTGGATGTAGATGCAGAATTACCTCAGATTAACCGTAGTCAATTAGCCCCTGAGGAATACCATAACAATGAAAGAACACGCAGAAGAACATATGCAACAAGTGCCCTCGAAGCACTAAGCAAACAGAAAGAATTAAAACAGCAGCAAAGCAAG GTAAAAGAAGCTGCAGAGCCTCGAGCTGCTGTTGATTTTCCCCCGAAGAAGACCTCTATAACAGAGTCTAACAAAGAAGCAAAGGTGGCTCAAGGCAATAATGCAAAAAAGGGTATGAAGCAGACGCAGAATGCAACAACCGCCGGCAATTGGAAGGGCTGTTCTTTCATTTCATGGAAGACATTGTTAAAGAAGATATCTCAATTGATTTAA
- the LOC137721273 gene encoding NAC domain-containing protein 1-like isoform X1, with protein MGTQGSNRKTGGVSDAVGVRFNPTPEEMVDHYLKLKKQDKGFKSDHIAEFEVCNFDPWDLAARIPSDDMVWYFFSPKEYKYINSTRYNRTTPGGQWKATGKERAVKTRLSKAVIGKKRTLTFYQRCGPQRKLKKTNWVRHEYSLIESEAISNPKLRQKDFVLNRMKKEFDEEDTSIDEVELGSYSVSNVEDHAAAVVTPKSQDYSSSTFLSSGYIELGDVLQANGINYDCNAIQSPFGDNHYSYIDKNDISTCDKGDLFTMSDFENEPPDDMCEEPRVGDFYSHFTYKNNISTNAENETVSYTAYDFENQNADDMIQEQSYLQPEKHARSVLDADVCNNGYNNWQPQFWNKDFYLTDKNNISTNNECEQFSNTHFNFENQVTNKRTSEVCLSQEEDLELAFHLPQLEDYTLEPPMNKKVGDVLHDNNYVC; from the exons ATGGGAACACAGGGAAGCAACAGAAAAACAGGAGGGGTTTCGGACGCAGTAGGGGTCAGATTCAACCCCACTCCGGAGGAAATGGTGGATCATTACTTGAAGCTCAAGAAACAGGACAAGGGTTTCAAATCTGATCACATCGCTGAATTCGAAGTCTGCAACTTCGACCCTTGGGATTTGGCTG CTCGCATTCCATCCGACGATATGGTGTGGTACTTCTTCAGCCCTAAGGAGTACAAGTATATCAATAGCACCCGTTACAACCGAACCACACCAGGAGGTCAGTGGAAAGCGACAGGCAAGGAGCGTGCGGTCAAGACTCGGCTGTCCAAAGCTGTCATTGGGAAGAAGAGGACCTTGACATTCTACCAACGTTGTGGGCCTCAACGCAAACTGAAAAAAACCAACTGGGTCAGGCACGAGTACAGTCTCATTGAGAGTGAAGCGATCTCTAATCCTAAGCTGCGTCAG AAGGATTTTGTTCTCAATCGCATGAAGAAAGAATTTGATGAAGAGGATACCTCAATTGATGAAGTTGAACTTGGCAGCTACAGTGTGTCTAATGTTGAAGATCATGCTGCAGCTGTTGTGACTCCAAAG TCACAGGATTACAGTTCCTCTACATTCCTGTCATCAGGATACATAGAGCTGGGAGATGTTCTGCAAGCCAATGGCATTAATTATGATTGTAATGCAATACAATCACCATTTGGAGATAATCATTATTCTTATATCGATAAGAATGATATTTCAACCTGTGATAAAGGTGATTTGTTCACCATGTCTGATTTTGAAAATGAACCTCCAGATGATATGTGTGAAGAG CCTCGAGTTGGAGatttttattcacattttacatACAAGAATAATATTTCAACCAATGCTGAAAATGAGACGGTTAGCTACACTGCGtatgattttgaaaatcaaaatgCAGATGATATGATTCAAGAG CAGTCTTATCTTCAACCAGAAAAACATGCGAGAAGTGTTCTGGATGCTGATGTCTGTAACAACGGCTACAACAATTGGCAACCACAATTTTGGAATAAAGATTTTTATCTTACAGATAAGAATAATATTTCAACCAATAATGAGTGTGAACAATTTAGCAACactcattttaattttgaaaatcaagTTACAAATAAAAGGACTTCAGAG GTATGTCTTTCGCAAGAAGAAGATTTGGAATTGGCTTTTCATCTACCTCAGCTAGAGGACTACACACTGGAGCCACCAATGAACAAAAAAGTGGGAGATGTTTTGCATGACAATAACTATGTTTGCTAG
- the LOC137721273 gene encoding NAC domain-containing protein 1-like isoform X2, with the protein MGTQGSNRKTGGVSDAVGVRFNPTPEEMVDHYLKLKKQDKGFKSDHIAEFEVCNFDPWDLAARIPSDDMVWYFFSPKEYKYINSTRYNRTTPGGQWKATGKERAVKTRLSKAVIGKKRTLTFYQRCGPQRKLKKTNWVRHEYSLIESEAISNPKLRQKDFVLNRMKKEFDEEDTSIDEVELGSYSVSNVEDHAAAVVTPKSQDYSSSTFLSSGYIELGDVLQANGINYDCNAIQSPFGDNHYSYIDKNDISTCDKGDLFTMSDFENEPPDDMCEEPRVGDFYSHFTYKNNISTNAENETVSYTAYDFENQNADDMIQESYLQPEKHARSVLDADVCNNGYNNWQPQFWNKDFYLTDKNNISTNNECEQFSNTHFNFENQVTNKRTSEVCLSQEEDLELAFHLPQLEDYTLEPPMNKKVGDVLHDNNYVC; encoded by the exons ATGGGAACACAGGGAAGCAACAGAAAAACAGGAGGGGTTTCGGACGCAGTAGGGGTCAGATTCAACCCCACTCCGGAGGAAATGGTGGATCATTACTTGAAGCTCAAGAAACAGGACAAGGGTTTCAAATCTGATCACATCGCTGAATTCGAAGTCTGCAACTTCGACCCTTGGGATTTGGCTG CTCGCATTCCATCCGACGATATGGTGTGGTACTTCTTCAGCCCTAAGGAGTACAAGTATATCAATAGCACCCGTTACAACCGAACCACACCAGGAGGTCAGTGGAAAGCGACAGGCAAGGAGCGTGCGGTCAAGACTCGGCTGTCCAAAGCTGTCATTGGGAAGAAGAGGACCTTGACATTCTACCAACGTTGTGGGCCTCAACGCAAACTGAAAAAAACCAACTGGGTCAGGCACGAGTACAGTCTCATTGAGAGTGAAGCGATCTCTAATCCTAAGCTGCGTCAG AAGGATTTTGTTCTCAATCGCATGAAGAAAGAATTTGATGAAGAGGATACCTCAATTGATGAAGTTGAACTTGGCAGCTACAGTGTGTCTAATGTTGAAGATCATGCTGCAGCTGTTGTGACTCCAAAG TCACAGGATTACAGTTCCTCTACATTCCTGTCATCAGGATACATAGAGCTGGGAGATGTTCTGCAAGCCAATGGCATTAATTATGATTGTAATGCAATACAATCACCATTTGGAGATAATCATTATTCTTATATCGATAAGAATGATATTTCAACCTGTGATAAAGGTGATTTGTTCACCATGTCTGATTTTGAAAATGAACCTCCAGATGATATGTGTGAAGAG CCTCGAGTTGGAGatttttattcacattttacatACAAGAATAATATTTCAACCAATGCTGAAAATGAGACGGTTAGCTACACTGCGtatgattttgaaaatcaaaatgCAGATGATATGATTCAAGAG TCTTATCTTCAACCAGAAAAACATGCGAGAAGTGTTCTGGATGCTGATGTCTGTAACAACGGCTACAACAATTGGCAACCACAATTTTGGAATAAAGATTTTTATCTTACAGATAAGAATAATATTTCAACCAATAATGAGTGTGAACAATTTAGCAACactcattttaattttgaaaatcaagTTACAAATAAAAGGACTTCAGAG GTATGTCTTTCGCAAGAAGAAGATTTGGAATTGGCTTTTCATCTACCTCAGCTAGAGGACTACACACTGGAGCCACCAATGAACAAAAAAGTGGGAGATGTTTTGCATGACAATAACTATGTTTGCTAG
- the LOC137719758 gene encoding NAC domain-containing protein 96-like, whose protein sequence is MGSNRKTRGGGASDPVGFRFYPTPEELVDHYLKLKKQDNDFKSDHIAEFDVCNFDPWDLAARIPSDDMVWHIFSRKDYKYINSTRSNRATPGGHWKITGKERAIKARRSKAVIGKKRTLTFYQRCQPKPKKTDWVMHEFYLIDSEAISNPKLHQNDFVLCRMKKNSDMEDTSIGEVELGSSSVSNVEDHAAAVVTPEVRMRTVSSSTFFLWMSIYGNLMHLSFMLFTHRITVPLHSCHQDT, encoded by the exons ATGGGAAGCAACAGAAAAACAAGAGGAGGAGGGGCATCAGACCCAGTAGGGTTCAGATTCTACCCCACTCCGGAGGAACTGGTGGACCATTACTTGAAGCTCAAGAAACAGGACAACGATTTCAAATCTGATCACATTGCTGAATTCGATGTCTGCAACTTCGACCCTTGGGATTTGGCTG CTCGCATTCCATCCGACGATATGGTGTGGCACATCTTCAGCCGAAAGGATTACAAGTACATCAACAGCACCCGGTCCAACCGAGCCACACCAGGAGGCCACTGGAAAATCACAGGCAAGGAGCGTGCGATCAAGGCTCGGCGGTCCAAAGCCGTCATTGGGAAGAAAAGGACCTTGACATTCTACCAACGTTGTCAGCCTAAACCCAAAAAAACCGACTGGGTCATGCACGAGTTCTATCTCATTGATAGTGAAGCCATCTCTAATCCTAAGCTGCATCAG AATGATTTTGTTCTCTGCCGCATGAAGAAAAATTCTGATATGGAGGATACCTCAATCGGTGAAGTTGAACTTGGCAGCTCCAGTGTGTCTAATGTTGAAGATCATGCTGCAGCTGTTGTGACTCCAGAGGTGAGAATGAGAACCGTCTCGTCTTCAACATTTTTCTTATGGATGTCGATTTATGGAAACTTAATGCATCTCTCTTTCATGCTCTTCACTCACAGGATTACAGTTCCTCTACATTCCTGTCATCAGGATACATAG